From the genome of Colwellia psychrerythraea 34H, one region includes:
- a CDS encoding sugar porter family MFS transporter, with translation MTSSEPDNSIQKLHDTEEVQTSFLYVLFISSVAAIGGFLFGFDSGVINGTVTALGNAFNASDVASGFNVASVLLGCAVGALMAGPISDRFGRKPIMIITAIIFAISAFGSGISSSSAEFIFYRLIGGLGIGAASVLAPAYIAEVAPAALRGRLATLQQLAIVLGLFAAFLSNFLIASVSGGAEAMLMLDIAAWRWMFWVELLPAVLFLVGVIFIPESPRYLVAQGKIEEARTIFKRIATGVENEQIEEVKKSLHGDKKPSIRDLFIDGKKKIHPIIWIGIGLSVFQQFVGINVVFYYGAELWQAAGFDESQSLFINLIAGTTNIISTFIAIALVDKIGRKPLLLVGSVGMFISLGALTFIFGTGGLDEAGKLALSDTTGTVALIMANLFVVFFGLSWGPIVWVLLGEMFNNRIRGAALAIAASAQWLANFAITMTFPILLGSFGLAGAYGLYTVSALLSIFFVIKYIKETRGIRLEEM, from the coding sequence ATGACCTCCTCTGAGCCTGATAATTCAATTCAAAAACTGCACGACACTGAAGAAGTTCAAACTTCATTTTTATACGTACTATTTATCTCCTCTGTGGCTGCCATCGGTGGGTTTCTATTTGGTTTTGATTCCGGTGTTATTAACGGCACAGTAACTGCGTTAGGAAATGCTTTTAACGCTAGCGACGTAGCTAGTGGCTTTAATGTCGCCTCGGTACTGTTAGGTTGTGCTGTTGGTGCCTTGATGGCTGGACCGATATCTGATCGGTTTGGACGTAAACCCATCATGATTATTACTGCGATTATCTTTGCCATTAGCGCCTTTGGATCGGGTATATCAAGTTCGTCTGCTGAATTTATTTTTTATCGATTGATTGGCGGGTTAGGCATAGGTGCTGCATCAGTATTAGCCCCTGCTTACATCGCTGAAGTTGCACCCGCTGCTTTACGAGGCCGTTTAGCTACTTTGCAACAATTAGCCATCGTACTTGGCTTGTTTGCTGCTTTTTTAAGTAATTTCCTTATTGCCTCTGTGTCTGGTGGTGCTGAAGCTATGCTGATGTTAGATATCGCTGCCTGGCGTTGGATGTTTTGGGTAGAGTTATTGCCGGCTGTGCTATTTTTAGTTGGTGTGATATTTATTCCAGAATCACCACGTTATTTAGTCGCTCAAGGTAAGATTGAAGAAGCCAGAACCATATTCAAACGCATAGCAACCGGCGTTGAAAATGAGCAAATTGAAGAAGTTAAAAAATCGCTGCACGGCGATAAAAAACCTAGCATCAGGGATCTTTTTATTGATGGTAAGAAAAAAATTCATCCTATCATTTGGATCGGTATCGGACTGTCGGTATTCCAGCAATTTGTCGGTATTAACGTGGTGTTTTATTATGGAGCTGAGCTTTGGCAAGCTGCGGGTTTTGACGAATCACAATCGTTATTTATTAACCTTATCGCAGGTACAACCAATATCATTTCTACTTTCATAGCTATCGCCTTAGTGGACAAAATTGGCCGTAAACCGTTATTACTGGTCGGTAGTGTCGGCATGTTTATCAGCTTAGGTGCTCTGACCTTTATCTTTGGTACCGGTGGTCTAGATGAAGCAGGTAAGTTGGCATTAAGTGATACGACAGGCACAGTGGCTTTAATCATGGCTAATTTATTTGTGGTGTTTTTTGGCTTAAGTTGGGGACCTATTGTTTGGGTTTTATTAGGCGAGATGTTTAATAATCGTATCCGTGGTGCTGCTTTAGCTATTGCTGCAAGTGCTCAATGGCTAGCAAATTTTGCCATTACCATGACTTTCCCGATATTGTTGGGCAGCTTTGGTTTGGCTGGCGCCTATGGCTTATACACAGTATCAGCATTACTAAGTATTTTCTTTGTAATCAAATATATAAAAGAAACACGCGGCATTCGTTTAGAGGAAATGTAA
- a CDS encoding FecR family protein: protein MTNVYSLNNDDEVMFDQASIWIARMDRSLTELEQAEFKAWLSESEQHQKLIIEMASMWDKMDSLDRLADLFPTSDKTDSKFKTAPKTAQWPLALAASLVLALFVVFFTDITLNSLWQEEQQFVRYETAVGESSTIYLPDNSKVLLNTDSVLLVRYTDDYRLLDLQRGELHVEVAHDKSRPLSVVANHKVIQAVGTAFSVQVKTSEVELIVTEGRVIIGQLNEKQEVNETALVIPSSSLAVSKGEIASLAVANSVSVIDNKAIKKSLSWRQGNLVFNGETLAEAMEEVSRYTSVTFEIADEDLKKIRIAGRFKTGDVKGLISVLKHNFNIKTDRVNKGLVVLRKQS from the coding sequence ATGACAAACGTTTATTCTCTTAATAATGACGATGAGGTTATGTTTGACCAAGCCAGTATTTGGATTGCTAGAATGGATCGAAGCTTAACTGAGCTTGAGCAGGCAGAATTCAAGGCGTGGTTGTCAGAAAGTGAACAGCACCAAAAGTTGATCATAGAAATGGCCAGCATGTGGGATAAAATGGACTCTCTTGACCGTCTTGCTGATCTTTTTCCAACGTCGGATAAAACAGACTCTAAATTTAAAACAGCACCTAAAACAGCCCAATGGCCACTCGCATTAGCAGCCTCACTTGTACTGGCGTTATTTGTTGTTTTTTTTACCGACATTACCTTGAATTCTTTATGGCAAGAAGAACAACAATTTGTTCGTTATGAAACTGCAGTAGGTGAAAGCAGTACTATTTATTTGCCCGATAACTCAAAAGTTTTACTCAATACGGACAGTGTTTTATTAGTGCGATATACCGATGATTATCGCTTACTTGACTTACAACGTGGTGAACTCCATGTTGAAGTTGCCCATGACAAATCTAGACCGTTAAGCGTTGTTGCTAATCACAAAGTAATTCAAGCCGTGGGTACTGCTTTTAGCGTGCAAGTAAAGACGAGTGAGGTAGAGCTTATTGTTACTGAAGGTAGAGTTATCATTGGTCAACTAAATGAAAAACAGGAGGTTAATGAAACAGCTCTGGTCATACCATCAAGTTCTCTAGCGGTTTCTAAAGGTGAGATTGCCTCATTGGCCGTCGCTAATAGCGTCTCAGTTATTGACAACAAGGCGATCAAAAAAAGCCTATCTTGGCGTCAAGGTAATCTGGTTTTTAATGGTGAGACCTTAGCTGAAGCAATGGAAGAAGTTAGTCGTTATACCTCTGTGACATTCGAAATTGCAGATGAAGATTTGAAAAAGATAAGAATAGCTGGTCGCTTTAAAACCGGTGACGTTAAAGGATTAATCTCAGTGCTCAAACATAACTTTAATATTAAAACTGATCGAGTTAATAAAGGATTAGTGGTATTAAGAAAACAAAGTTGA
- a CDS encoding RNA polymerase sigma factor: MIKESTLHISFMAVRQTMRRVISRIVPPREVEDIVQETYVRICQVENKEAIKQPRSFLLKTAKNLAIDHLKRADIRLVDTVDNMAEFEHLVSADDAIYQQVATDKEFAQFCEAIRQLPIQCRKAFVLKKVYGYSQKEIAKKLAISESTVEKHIGLGVKRCTYFMMQLTKEERTETMKNSKKTHQVRRDL; the protein is encoded by the coding sequence ATGATAAAAGAAAGTACATTACACATCAGTTTTATGGCTGTAAGGCAGACAATGCGCAGAGTGATCTCGCGCATTGTGCCGCCGCGAGAAGTGGAAGATATCGTACAAGAAACATATGTACGTATATGCCAAGTTGAGAACAAAGAAGCAATCAAGCAACCTAGATCTTTTTTGTTAAAAACGGCAAAAAATTTAGCCATAGATCACCTTAAACGAGCAGATATTAGGCTCGTAGACACTGTCGATAATATGGCTGAATTTGAACACTTAGTCAGTGCAGATGATGCAATATATCAGCAAGTGGCAACGGATAAAGAGTTTGCTCAATTCTGTGAAGCAATAAGACAATTACCAATACAGTGCCGTAAAGCTTTTGTATTAAAAAAAGTGTATGGCTACTCGCAAAAAGAAATCGCGAAAAAACTGGCAATCAGTGAAAGCACAGTTGAAAAACATATTGGCCTCGGCGTTAAACGCTGTACCTATTTTATGATGCAGTTAACTAAAGAAGAAAGAACGGAAACAATGAAAAATAGTAAAAAAACACATCAAGTAAGAAGGGATCTCTGA
- a CDS encoding DUF6445 family protein — protein sequence MFDFSVNNQAILSKHIIGDEKIPLLIIDNFANSVTDLVEFAGDGSSFQADEKNFYPGKRKLMPSEYGEQVCRQYLPLFHSFFDCPQTSAAKTVLSALALADTPVKQLRPMQMLPHIDTPQSNQFAVVHYLCNQDHGGTSFYRHKETGYQTITQDRLYHYAQQVKKEAIANQIHKAPRYMSGSDKLFEQLYSVEARMNRAIIYPSNLLHSGNVNAALGLSSLPKKGRLTIGSFILLE from the coding sequence ATGTTTGATTTTAGCGTAAATAACCAAGCAATTTTATCAAAGCATATAATTGGTGATGAGAAAATCCCTTTACTGATTATTGATAACTTTGCCAATTCAGTGACTGATTTAGTTGAGTTTGCGGGAGATGGTTCGTCCTTTCAGGCAGATGAAAAGAATTTTTATCCGGGTAAACGTAAGTTAATGCCAAGCGAATATGGTGAGCAGGTATGTCGTCAATATTTACCCTTGTTTCACTCGTTTTTCGACTGTCCACAAACGAGTGCAGCCAAAACTGTTCTATCCGCCTTAGCGCTTGCAGATACTCCGGTAAAACAATTACGTCCTATGCAAATGCTGCCTCATATTGATACCCCACAAAGTAATCAATTTGCTGTTGTGCATTACTTATGTAATCAAGACCATGGTGGCACGTCTTTTTATCGTCATAAAGAGACCGGTTATCAAACGATTACCCAAGACCGATTATATCATTATGCACAGCAAGTAAAAAAAGAAGCTATAGCGAATCAAATACATAAAGCACCTCGTTATATGAGTGGTAGCGACAAACTATTTGAACAGCTATATTCAGTAGAAGCTAGAATGAATAGGGCTATTATCTATCCAAGTAATTTGTTGCACTCGGGTAATGTAAATGCAGCTTTAGGTTTGTCATCGCTACCAAAAAAGGGGCGTTTGACTATCGGTAGTTTTATTTTACTCGAATAA